In Geminocystis sp. NIES-3709, a single genomic region encodes these proteins:
- the pyrH gene encoding UMP kinase, with translation MTYQRVLLKLSGEALMGDLGYGIDPKVVADIAEDIAEVVNLNIQVAIVVGGGNIFRGVKASADGMDRATADYVGMIATVMNAMTLQDALERRNVPTRVQTAIAMQEVAEPYIRRKAIRHLELGRVVIFGAGSGNPFFTTDTTAALRAAEIDAQVIFKATKVDGVYDSDPMKNPDARRYETLNYNHVLTQDLRVMDGTAIALCKENNIPIIVFNLFDRGNIIRAVKGEKVGTIVGGFCEVN, from the coding sequence ATGACTTACCAGAGGGTTTTACTCAAATTAAGCGGTGAAGCATTAATGGGAGATTTAGGCTATGGCATCGATCCCAAAGTAGTTGCCGATATTGCAGAGGATATTGCTGAAGTTGTTAATCTTAACATCCAAGTAGCCATCGTCGTGGGTGGTGGTAATATATTTAGGGGTGTTAAGGCTTCCGCAGATGGGATGGATCGAGCTACCGCAGATTATGTAGGTATGATCGCTACAGTAATGAATGCTATGACATTACAAGATGCTTTAGAAAGAAGAAATGTTCCAACTAGAGTACAAACAGCCATCGCCATGCAAGAAGTAGCCGAACCCTATATTCGTCGTAAAGCAATACGTCATTTAGAGTTAGGTAGAGTCGTAATTTTTGGAGCTGGTTCTGGTAATCCATTTTTTACCACTGATACTACTGCGGCTTTACGCGCGGCGGAAATTGACGCTCAAGTAATTTTTAAAGCCACTAAAGTTGATGGAGTTTATGATTCTGATCCGATGAAAAATCCCGATGCTCGTCGTTATGAAACTTTAAACTATAACCATGTACTGACTCAAGATTTAAGGGTTATGGATGGTACTGCCATCGCTTTGTGTAAAGAAAATAACATCCCCATTATTGTATTTAACCTTTTCGATCGTGGTAATATTATTCGCGCGGTAAAAGGAGAAAAAGTAGGAACTATTGTAGGAGGTTTTTGTGAAGTTAACTGA
- a CDS encoding type II toxin-antitoxin system HicB family antitoxin — protein sequence MKVKAIIHKAEEGGYWAEVPIFQGCYTQGETIEEVLENLKEVISLYAEDEPENLSPSDKVVELIRPLAKLNTR from the coding sequence ATGAAAGTTAAAGCCATAATTCATAAAGCCGAAGAAGGTGGATATTGGGCAGAAGTGCCAATTTTTCAGGGATGTTATACACAAGGTGAAACTATTGAAGAAGTTTTAGAAAACCTGAAAGAAGTTATCAGTTTATATGCGGAGGATGAACCAGAAAATCTTAGCCCTTCAGATAAAGTAGTTGAGTTAATTAGACCTCTTGCAAAATTAAATACGAGATAG
- the panD gene encoding aspartate 1-decarboxylase — MKIIRLMHGKLHRVKVTSANVDYIGSISIDPELMEKVGILPLEEVDIVNLNNAQRWSTYAIPGVRGSREICPNGGAALLCKTGDILIIYAYEQLDRQDIMINGHKAKVLVADENNNIADFFEQTLTPHNGEIDFNERIL, encoded by the coding sequence ATGAAAATTATCCGCTTAATGCACGGTAAATTACATCGAGTAAAAGTAACTTCCGCCAATGTAGATTATATAGGTAGTATCTCGATCGATCCTGAATTAATGGAAAAAGTGGGAATCTTACCCTTAGAAGAAGTTGATATAGTTAACTTAAACAATGCACAACGATGGTCAACCTATGCTATACCGGGGGTTAGAGGTAGTCGAGAAATTTGTCCTAATGGTGGTGCCGCTTTATTGTGCAAAACGGGGGATATTCTCATTATCTATGCTTATGAACAACTCGATCGACAAGATATTATGATTAATGGTCATAAAGCCAAAGTATTAGTAGCTGACGAAAATAATAATATTGCTGATTTTTTTGAACAAACTCTTACCCCCCATAACGGCGAAATCGATTTTAACGAAAGAATACTGTAG
- a CDS encoding sugar phosphate nucleotidyltransferase, with the protein MINYQIKNSIAVILAGGFGTRVKHLLPNIPKPMATVANKPFIEWVIKYLRQQSINNFILSTGYLGEIIESYFNKNNIDNIIINCYQENQPLGTAGGFINAVNLSNKQPFSWLITNGDSLIFTDLKPLFNYLENDDVEGVILGLSLSDASRYGSLKYDRDYNLISFAEKQQGKSVINAGVYLFKHSTLNKFSTQKPLSFEYDVFPQLLNQGCKIKVHITEAPFLDIGTPETLAQAENFILDNRTIFNEELEITN; encoded by the coding sequence ATGATAAATTATCAAATAAAAAATTCGATCGCTGTTATTCTTGCAGGAGGTTTTGGTACTAGAGTTAAACATTTATTACCTAATATTCCCAAACCAATGGCAACGGTAGCAAATAAACCTTTTATCGAATGGGTTATTAAATATTTACGACAACAAAGTATTAATAATTTTATTCTTTCTACTGGTTATTTAGGAGAAATAATAGAGAGTTATTTTAACAAAAATAATATTGATAATATTATCATTAACTGTTATCAGGAAAATCAACCTTTAGGCACAGCAGGAGGATTTATTAATGCGGTTAATTTATCAAATAAACAACCTTTTTCATGGTTAATCACTAATGGTGATTCTCTTATTTTTACTGACTTAAAACCCTTATTTAATTATTTAGAAAACGATGATGTTGAAGGAGTTATTTTAGGATTATCTTTATCTGATGCTTCTCGTTATGGCTCACTAAAATACGATCGAGATTATAATTTAATTAGTTTTGCTGAAAAACAACAAGGCAAAAGTGTTATTAATGCGGGAGTTTATTTATTTAAACACTCTACTCTTAATAAATTTTCTACCCAAAAACCCCTTAGTTTTGAATATGATGTTTTTCCTCAATTACTTAATCAAGGGTGTAAAATTAAAGTACATATTACCGAAGCACCTTTTTTAGATATTGGCACACCAGAAACATTAGCCCAAGCTGAAAATTTTATTCTTGATAATCGGACTATTTTTAATGAAGAATTAGAAATTACAAATTAA
- a CDS encoding IS5 family transposase, with translation MKLERIKKLKPEKFKRRFGVKKETYNLLVEIVKKEQNNHKRGRKSKLTVSEQILVTLEYLREYRTYFHISEYWNISESTVCRTVHKIEKILLKSGYFSLGGKKELIKKENEIKAVLIDVTEIAIERPKKRQKIYYSGKKKEHTFKAQLVVNKDTLEIICYVNGRGREHDFKIFKNSRLPLSEKIKCLVDKGYQGIEKIHKLSEIPKKKTKKRKLTQEEKRKNRELNRQRIVIEHVNRKLKIFRILSEKYRNKRKRFGLRFNLIAGIYNYEIVKKDIAII, from the coding sequence ATGAAACTTGAGAGAATAAAAAAATTAAAGCCAGAAAAGTTTAAAAGGAGATTTGGAGTAAAAAAAGAAACCTATAATCTTTTAGTAGAAATAGTCAAAAAAGAACAAAACAATCACAAAAGAGGAAGGAAAAGCAAATTAACAGTGTCCGAGCAGATTTTAGTAACCTTGGAATATTTGAGAGAATATCGAACTTATTTTCACATATCAGAGTACTGGAATATCTCAGAATCAACGGTTTGTAGAACAGTTCATAAAATTGAAAAAATCTTGCTCAAATCAGGTTATTTTTCCCTAGGTGGTAAAAAAGAATTGATAAAAAAAGAGAATGAAATTAAGGCAGTATTAATAGATGTTACTGAAATAGCAATCGAAAGACCAAAAAAAAGACAAAAAATTTACTATAGTGGCAAAAAGAAGGAACATACATTTAAAGCACAATTAGTAGTTAATAAAGATACCTTGGAAATAATTTGTTATGTAAATGGACGAGGAAGAGAACATGATTTTAAAATTTTTAAAAACAGTAGATTACCATTAAGTGAAAAAATAAAGTGTTTAGTAGACAAAGGTTATCAAGGTATAGAAAAAATTCATAAATTAAGCGAAATACCAAAAAAGAAAACAAAAAAAAGAAAGTTAACCCAAGAAGAAAAAAGAAAAAATAGAGAGTTAAATCGACAAAGAATCGTAATTGAACATGTAAATAGAAAACTTAAAATATTTAGAATACTATCAGAAAAATATAGAAATAAAAGAAAAAGATTTGGGTTAAGATTCAACTTAATTGCGGGAATTTATAACTATGAAATAGTGAAAAAAGACATAGCTATTATTTAA
- a CDS encoding folate-binding protein YgfZ — MIDLNIINNSVALIDRSNHGLLCVTGDDRLRFLHNQSTNNIQSLKVGEGCDTVFVNSTGRNIDLVSAYIKENEVLLLVSPGQNKKLYDWLDRYIFPFDKVVIKDVTTQYKIFSLIGKKSLDLLSEWVDNNFLNAKEFSHKNITIDDIELTITIGCNLKLTGFNLIIPEKNAEKIWQKLTAKNPILMEIKDYDTLRILQGRPTPNQELTEEYNPLESGLWDAISFNKGCYIGQETIARLNTYKGVKQKLWGIKLDRSINLEKDNIIMIEGEKVGKITSYLETESENFALGYIRTKAGDIGLKVNVGEATGEVVKVPFIHHEYYQP; from the coding sequence ATGATTGATCTAAATATTATTAACAATTCTGTGGCTTTAATCGATCGTTCTAATCATGGTTTACTTTGTGTTACTGGAGATGATCGACTTAGGTTTTTACATAATCAAAGCACAAATAATATACAAAGTCTAAAAGTAGGGGAAGGTTGTGATACTGTTTTTGTCAATTCTACGGGTAGAAATATTGATTTAGTTAGTGCTTATATTAAAGAAAATGAAGTTTTATTATTAGTATCTCCTGGACAAAATAAAAAATTATATGATTGGCTCGATCGTTATATTTTTCCTTTTGATAAAGTAGTAATAAAAGATGTCACTACCCAATATAAAATATTTAGTTTAATTGGTAAAAAAAGTTTAGATTTGTTGTCAGAATGGGTTGATAATAATTTTTTGAATGCCAAAGAATTTAGCCATAAAAATATTACTATTGATGATATTGAATTAACCATAACTATTGGTTGTAACTTAAAATTGACTGGATTTAATTTAATTATTCCTGAAAAAAATGCAGAAAAGATTTGGCAAAAATTAACGGCAAAAAATCCTATCTTAATGGAAATAAAAGACTATGATACTCTACGCATTTTACAGGGAAGACCAACTCCTAATCAAGAATTAACAGAGGAATATAATCCTCTTGAAAGTGGTTTATGGGATGCAATTTCTTTTAATAAAGGTTGTTATATTGGCCAAGAAACCATCGCTCGTTTAAATACCTATAAAGGTGTGAAACAAAAACTTTGGGGTATAAAATTGGATCGATCGATCAACCTTGAAAAAGATAATATTATCATGATAGAAGGAGAAAAAGTCGGTAAAATTACCAGTTATTTAGAGACAGAATCAGAAAATTTTGCCCTTGGTTATATCCGTACAAAAGCTGGTGATATTGGCTTAAAAGTGAATGTGGGAGAAGCAACAGGAGAAGTAGTTAAAGTCCCTTTTATTCATCATGAATATTACCAACCCTAA
- a CDS encoding class I SAM-dependent methyltransferase, whose translation MEILISDLHKYLDFIHQEIDIPNYLPVQGNHYLEVLTKFHQFFNPKTYVEIGVNYGDSLRLANCKAIGIDPDPKIHDNNKYLIYGKTSDLFFQEDAKNLFQIDKIDLAFIDGMHLFEFALRDFINIEKYAHTNSYILIHDILPRCFSEASRGMVTSAWTGDVWRLMIGLKKYRSDLNITVLDSSPTGLGVITNLNPHSTVLIENYQKIIKELSGMNTLSFIQTRDLIMNTFSTELYFKNFPNKIN comes from the coding sequence ATGGAAATTTTAATATCAGATTTACATAAGTATTTAGATTTTATTCATCAAGAAATAGATATACCTAATTATCTACCAGTACAAGGTAATCATTATTTAGAGGTATTAACTAAATTTCATCAATTTTTCAATCCAAAAACTTATGTAGAAATAGGAGTTAATTATGGAGATTCTTTGAGATTAGCAAATTGTAAAGCAATAGGGATTGATCCTGATCCAAAAATACACGATAATAATAAATATTTAATCTATGGCAAAACCAGTGATTTATTTTTTCAAGAAGATGCTAAAAATCTCTTCCAAATTGACAAAATAGACTTAGCTTTTATTGACGGAATGCACTTATTTGAATTTGCCTTAAGAGACTTTATTAACATAGAAAAATATGCCCATACAAACAGTTATATTTTGATTCATGATATTTTACCTCGTTGTTTTTCTGAGGCGAGTAGAGGCATGGTGACAAGTGCTTGGACTGGGGATGTTTGGCGTTTAATGATAGGTTTAAAAAAATATCGTTCTGATTTAAACATAACTGTTTTAGACTCTTCTCCTACCGGTTTAGGAGTTATCACTAATCTTAATCCTCATTCTACTGTTTTAATAGAAAATTATCAAAAAATTATAAAAGAATTAAGCGGTATGAATACTCTATCTTTTATCCAAACCAGAGATTTAATTATGAACACTTTTTCTACGGAATTGTATTTTAAAAATTTCCCTAATAAAATAAATTAA
- a CDS encoding protochlorophyllide reductase, with protein MTTDNKPTVIITGASSGVGLQGARALAEKGWFVIMACRNLEKTHKAAKEVGIATQNYQAIHLDLASFSSVRKFVQDFRASARKLDALVCNAAVYYPLLKEPMRNEDGYEISVATNHLGHFLLCNLMLEDLQKSGNPEPRLVILGTVTANPKELGGKIPIPAPPDLGDLEGFKQGFKPPISMIDGKKFKSGKAYKDSKLCNMLTMRELHRRYHQSTRIVFSALYPGCVATTALFRNHFSLFQKIFPLFQKNITGGYVSEELAGDRLGMVVADPEFNVSGVYWSWGNRQKEGRKSFVQEVSDEASDQNKAQLMWDLSKQLVGLN; from the coding sequence ATGACTACAGATAATAAACCCACAGTAATTATTACCGGTGCATCATCGGGGGTAGGATTACAAGGTGCTAGGGCGTTAGCCGAAAAAGGTTGGTTTGTGATCATGGCTTGTCGAAACCTTGAAAAAACTCACAAAGCGGCTAAAGAAGTTGGTATTGCGACCCAAAACTATCAAGCAATTCATCTTGACTTAGCATCTTTTAGCAGTGTCAGAAAATTTGTCCAAGACTTTCGAGCATCAGCCAGAAAATTAGATGCCTTAGTTTGTAATGCGGCGGTTTATTACCCCTTACTAAAAGAGCCAATGCGTAACGAAGACGGTTATGAAATCAGCGTTGCTACTAATCATTTAGGGCATTTCTTACTCTGTAATTTGATGTTAGAAGATTTACAAAAGTCTGGAAATCCCGAACCAAGATTAGTTATTTTAGGTACTGTCACCGCTAATCCCAAAGAATTAGGCGGTAAAATTCCTATTCCGGCACCTCCCGACTTAGGAGATTTAGAAGGCTTCAAACAAGGCTTTAAACCACCTATTAGTATGATTGATGGTAAAAAATTCAAATCAGGAAAAGCATACAAAGATAGTAAACTCTGCAATATGTTAACCATGAGAGAATTACACCGTCGTTATCACCAATCTACTCGCATTGTTTTTTCTGCTTTATATCCCGGATGTGTCGCCACGACTGCACTTTTCCGCAATCATTTTTCTTTATTTCAAAAAATCTTCCCTTTATTCCAAAAAAATATTACTGGAGGTTATGTTTCAGAAGAATTAGCTGGAGATAGACTGGGAATGGTTGTAGCTGATCCAGAATTTAACGTATCTGGTGTTTACTGGAGTTGGGGAAATCGTCAAAAAGAAGGACGTAAGTCTTTTGTACAGGAGGTTTCTGACGAAGCTAGTGATCAAAATAAAGCACAATTAATGTGGGATTTAAGCAAACAATTAGTTGGACTAAATTAA
- the btpA gene encoding photosystem I biogenesis protein BtpA: MITEKIFGKKNPVIGVVHLLPLPTSARWGGNLKAVMERAEQEATALAAGGVDGIIIENFFDAPFTKDNVDPATISAMTLIVDRIMSLIMLPIGLNILRNDAKAGLAIASCVGASFIRVNVYTGVMATDQGLIEGKAHEIQRYRRELGEDIAIFADVLVKHARPLGTPNLTTAVQDTIQRGLADAVILSGWATGLPPSREDLELAQSAAKGTPVLIGSGATLDNISDLMSFADGVIVASSLKRHGKIDETIDPTRVSQFIEAMQTPIISSSKSSSKPVNQAS; the protein is encoded by the coding sequence ATGATAACTGAAAAAATTTTTGGGAAGAAAAACCCTGTTATTGGTGTAGTTCACTTATTACCCTTGCCCACTTCTGCTAGATGGGGTGGTAATTTAAAAGCAGTAATGGAAAGGGCAGAACAAGAAGCCACTGCTTTAGCTGCAGGAGGGGTTGACGGTATTATTATTGAAAATTTTTTTGATGCTCCTTTTACTAAAGATAATGTTGATCCTGCTACTATTAGTGCTATGACTTTAATTGTCGATCGAATCATGAGTTTGATTATGTTACCGATCGGTTTAAATATACTCAGAAATGATGCTAAAGCTGGTTTAGCCATCGCCTCTTGTGTCGGGGCAAGTTTTATTAGGGTAAATGTCTATACAGGAGTAATGGCGACAGATCAAGGATTAATTGAAGGAAAAGCCCACGAAATTCAGCGTTATCGCCGAGAATTAGGGGAGGATATAGCTATTTTCGCCGATGTCTTAGTTAAACACGCTCGTCCTCTTGGTACACCCAATTTAACCACTGCGGTACAAGATACTATCCAACGAGGTTTAGCCGATGCCGTCATTTTATCGGGTTGGGCAACGGGTTTACCCCCTAGTAGAGAAGATTTAGAATTAGCTCAATCCGCCGCCAAAGGTACTCCTGTTTTGATTGGTAGTGGTGCAACACTCGATAATATTAGTGATTTAATGAGTTTTGCCGATGGGGTTATTGTAGCAAGTTCTTTAAAACGTCATGGTAAAATTGATGAAACGATCGATCCCACTAGGGTATCTCAATTTATCGAAGCGATGCAGACTCCTATTATCTCCTCCTCAAAATCTTCTTCAAAACCCGTTAATCAAGCATCCTAA
- the frr gene encoding ribosome recycling factor, with the protein MKLTDEIQGYMQKSVEKTQQDFNTIRTGRANSSLLDKVMVDYYGAETPLKSLANISTPDSTTILVQPFDKGSMNQLQKAISMSDLGLTPNNDGQVIRLNIPPLTTERRQEFVKLAGKYAEEGKVAIRNVRRDAIDKIRKQEKSSEISEDESRDLQDQIQKITDKFTAKIDEILAVKEKELTNI; encoded by the coding sequence GTGAAGTTAACTGACGAAATTCAAGGCTATATGCAAAAAAGTGTCGAAAAAACACAGCAAGACTTTAACACTATTCGCACAGGTAGAGCTAATTCTAGCTTGTTAGATAAGGTTATGGTGGACTATTATGGGGCGGAAACTCCTCTAAAATCCCTTGCTAATATTAGTACTCCCGATTCGACTACGATTTTGGTTCAACCTTTTGACAAAGGTAGTATGAATCAATTGCAGAAAGCTATTTCTATGTCTGATTTGGGTTTAACTCCCAATAATGACGGGCAAGTAATTCGTTTAAATATTCCCCCTCTAACCACAGAGCGCCGTCAGGAATTTGTGAAATTAGCGGGTAAATATGCAGAAGAAGGAAAAGTTGCTATTCGTAATGTTCGACGAGATGCGATCGATAAAATACGAAAACAAGAGAAAAGTAGCGAAATATCCGAAGATGAATCGAGAGATTTACAAGATCAAATTCAAAAAATCACGGATAAATTTACTGCCAAAATAGACGAAATTTTAGCGGTTAAAGAGAAAGAATTAACTAATATTTAA
- a CDS encoding vitamin K epoxide reductase family protein, giving the protein MIRRRRNLPWIQRQSRFIIGAIAIVGLILTMYLTISKLGGGEIACTANGAGGCNSVLDSAYAYPFDPQGKTGPPLSIFGSLAYFTMAIFALTPLFINPEKDKELRQKLEKWTWWLMLVGSFAMAAFSSYLMYVLAFKIQAVCPYCIGSALFSLSLLTLTIIGNDWQDMGQIFFTGIAVALITFVGAIGVYANVNTIAIEDPNIEVVAGQKIPIPQPETAPQPPLGWEITTTSTEAEISLAKHLAQNGAVMYSAYWCPHCFDQKLLFGKEAFKELPKVECDPKGVAPAPQKCIDAKVRAFPTWVIDGKTYEGVQTLEKLAELTSYTGSTKFKYGMR; this is encoded by the coding sequence ATGATTCGTCGTCGTCGTAACCTACCTTGGATTCAACGTCAATCTCGATTTATTATCGGTGCGATCGCCATCGTAGGTTTAATATTAACTATGTATTTAACTATTAGTAAACTTGGGGGAGGTGAAATCGCTTGTACTGCTAATGGTGCAGGGGGTTGTAACAGTGTTTTAGATAGTGCCTATGCTTATCCTTTTGATCCTCAAGGCAAAACTGGGCCTCCTTTAAGTATATTTGGTTCATTAGCTTATTTCACCATGGCAATATTTGCTCTAACTCCATTATTTATTAATCCAGAAAAAGATAAAGAATTAAGACAAAAACTGGAAAAATGGACTTGGTGGCTAATGCTTGTCGGTAGCTTTGCTATGGCCGCTTTTAGCAGTTATTTAATGTATGTTTTAGCCTTTAAAATTCAAGCTGTATGCCCTTATTGTATTGGTTCAGCTTTATTCTCTTTAAGTTTATTAACCTTAACTATTATTGGAAACGATTGGCAAGATATGGGACAAATATTTTTTACAGGTATCGCTGTCGCCTTAATTACCTTTGTAGGTGCGATCGGAGTTTATGCTAATGTTAATACGATCGCGATCGAAGATCCGAATATCGAGGTAGTCGCAGGACAAAAAATTCCCATTCCACAACCAGAAACTGCACCCCAACCTCCTTTAGGATGGGAAATTACTACAACTTCTACCGAAGCAGAAATTTCTCTAGCAAAACACCTAGCTCAAAATGGGGCGGTGATGTACTCTGCTTATTGGTGTCCTCACTGCTTTGATCAAAAATTACTTTTTGGTAAAGAAGCATTTAAAGAATTACCTAAAGTTGAATGTGATCCTAAAGGTGTCGCTCCTGCACCACAAAAGTGTATTGATGCAAAAGTTCGAGCTTTTCCCACATGGGTTATTGATGGTAAAACTTATGAAGGAGTTCAAACTTTAGAAAAATTAGCAGAATTAACGAGTTATACTGGTAGTACTAAGTTTAAATATGGAATGCGTTGA
- a CDS encoding pentapeptide repeat-containing protein, with translation MPEENKPSESFLLRLLKGFQKTLSSFINAIAETITSSVHIPEIAIGPIVGALISATTTLIIGFLTISNIFSEQFLYRPLQIQDNNANYTLELERYRQTILTDYLTQITQLTLDNPLWKLQQNPYLLRAMTQTVLDEIDGERKRYIIMFLQDTNLLTFNNQITSPPLLQNANLTEAKLNNLDLSHANFSGADLTKANLSQANLHKANFSDTKLTNASLTNADLRGTIFTNIDLTTINLTNACYDQFTIFNSDFDRAKAKMRLISSFDNCIFIPIEKEIKK, from the coding sequence ATGCCAGAGGAAAATAAACCTTCGGAGTCTTTTTTACTGAGATTACTCAAAGGTTTTCAAAAAACGTTGTCTTCTTTTATTAATGCGATCGCTGAAACCATTACATCTTCGGTTCATATTCCAGAGATTGCCATTGGCCCGATCGTCGGAGCTTTAATTAGTGCTACGACAACTCTTATTATTGGATTCCTAACAATATCTAACATATTCAGTGAGCAATTTCTGTATCGACCGTTACAAATACAAGATAATAATGCCAATTACACCCTTGAATTAGAACGTTATCGTCAGACAATTTTAACAGATTATTTAACTCAAATAACTCAGTTAACTCTCGATAATCCTTTGTGGAAATTACAGCAAAATCCTTATTTATTAAGAGCTATGACTCAGACAGTTTTAGATGAAATTGATGGAGAAAGAAAGCGTTATATTATTATGTTTTTACAAGACACAAATTTACTAACTTTTAATAATCAGATTACTTCTCCACCTTTACTACAAAATGCTAATTTAACCGAAGCAAAATTAAATAATTTGGATCTTTCTCATGCTAACTTTTCCGGGGCAGATTTAACAAAGGCAAACTTGAGTCAAGCTAATTTACATAAAGCTAATTTTTCTGATACAAAACTAACAAATGCCTCTTTAACTAATGCTGATTTAAGAGGAACTATTTTTACCAATATAGACTTAACCACAATTAACTTGACTAATGCTTGTTATGATCAATTTACTATATTTAATTCTGATTTCGATCGAGCTAAAGCAAAAATGCGTTTAATTTCTAGTTTTGATAATTGTATATTTATTCCCATAGAAAAAGAAATCAAAAAATAA
- a CDS encoding aminotransferase class I/II-fold pyridoxal phosphate-dependent enzyme, producing MKNPQKKIPLLTILKALAKKKDAPFYTPGHKKGQGINKFLTELMGDMVFRADLPELPELDNLFAPEGVIKEAQNLAASAFGALETWFLVNGSTSGIIASILATCGEGDKIILPRNIHQSAIFGLILSGATPIFINPEYNSDFDFFYTISPSQITDVLENNNNIKAVMVVSPTYHGICANLTEIAHITHNFNIPLLVDEAHGAHFSFHSQLPRSSLQSGADIAIQSTHKVLGAMTQASMIHLQGNLVDRNRLSLALQLVQSSSPSYLLLASLDGARQQMALDGEDLLTHTINLANIARKEINKLEYLSLLELVKPTDFFADLDITRLTINVSKLGLTGYEVDEILHEEFGVTCELPSLNNLTFIISIGNTLPDIERLIESLKALKKYHNNKKLNPKINNNKLPLIISEITPRQAYWAEKKVVLKELAIDRISGENICPYPPGIPLIMAGEIITKEALNYLEDINNSGGIITGISDKTLNTFKIIS from the coding sequence ATGAAAAATCCTCAAAAAAAAATTCCATTATTAACTATATTAAAAGCATTAGCCAAAAAAAAAGATGCTCCTTTTTATACTCCCGGACATAAAAAAGGTCAAGGTATTAATAAATTTTTAACAGAATTAATGGGGGATATGGTTTTTCGTGCCGATTTGCCAGAGTTACCTGAGTTAGATAATTTATTTGCCCCTGAAGGAGTTATTAAGGAAGCTCAAAATTTAGCCGCTTCTGCCTTTGGCGCATTGGAAACGTGGTTTTTAGTTAATGGTTCAACTTCTGGTATTATTGCTTCCATTTTAGCTACTTGTGGAGAGGGAGATAAGATAATTTTACCTCGAAATATTCATCAATCAGCCATTTTTGGGTTAATTTTGTCTGGTGCAACCCCTATCTTTATCAATCCTGAATATAACTCTGATTTTGACTTTTTTTATACCATTTCACCATCTCAAATTACCGATGTTTTAGAAAATAACAACAATATCAAGGCGGTGATGGTAGTATCTCCTACTTATCATGGTATTTGTGCCAATTTGACAGAAATAGCCCATATTACTCATAATTTTAACATTCCTTTGTTAGTAGATGAGGCTCATGGGGCTCATTTTTCTTTTCATTCCCAATTACCACGATCGAGTTTGCAATCAGGAGCAGATATAGCAATACAATCGACTCATAAAGTTTTAGGGGCAATGACTCAGGCTTCGATGATTCATCTTCAAGGCAATTTAGTCGATCGAAATCGTCTTAGTCTAGCTTTACAATTAGTACAATCTTCTAGTCCTAGTTATTTACTTTTAGCTTCCCTTGATGGTGCTAGACAACAAATGGCACTAGATGGAGAGGATTTATTAACTCACACAATAAATTTAGCAAATATTGCTAGAAAAGAAATTAATAAATTAGAATATTTATCTTTATTAGAATTAGTTAAACCTACAGATTTTTTTGCTGATTTAGATATTACTAGACTAACAATTAATGTTAGTAAATTAGGATTAACAGGTTATGAAGTTGATGAAATTTTACACGAAGAATTTGGTGTCACTTGCGAATTACCATCTTTAAATAATCTCACTTTTATCATCTCGATCGGTAATACATTACCAGATATTGAAAGATTAATAGAAAGTTTAAAAGCTCTCAAGAAATATCATAATAATAAAAAACTAAATCCAAAAATTAATAACAATAAATTACCCTTAATAATCTCAGAAATAACTCCTAGACAGGCTTATTGGGCAGAGAAAAAAGTAGTTTTAAAAGAATTAGCAATAGATCGAATTAGTGGAGAAAATATTTGTCCTTACCCTCCCGGTATTCCTTTAATTATGGCAGGAGAAATTATCACAAAAGAGGCTTTAAATTACTTAGAAGATATTAATAATTCAGGAGGAATCATAACAGGTATTAGTGATAAAACTTTAAATACCTTTAAAATCATATCGTGA